A single window of Desulfovibrio desulfuricans DNA harbors:
- a CDS encoding BMC domain-containing protein, which translates to MQYTGEEALGLIETLGMVPSIYGADSMLKAADVDLVGYENVGSTLVTIMVRGDVAAVKASVDAGAAAAASVGKLTATNVMPRPARGMSGIVRAHTLDEVAEDDPGLRALGMIETFGIVFLMEGADAMIKAADVELIGYENVASGYCSALVQGDVAAVQAAVAAGIKAVNNMGATVYSSAVIPTPHRRLVRLVRRYALS; encoded by the coding sequence ATGCAGTATACAGGTGAAGAAGCCCTTGGCCTGATTGAAACTCTTGGCATGGTTCCGTCCATTTACGGCGCGGACAGCATGCTCAAAGCCGCGGATGTTGATCTTGTCGGCTACGAAAACGTTGGCTCCACCCTCGTTACCATCATGGTTCGGGGCGATGTGGCCGCAGTTAAGGCCTCTGTTGACGCTGGCGCCGCTGCTGCCGCCTCTGTGGGCAAGCTTACGGCCACCAACGTCATGCCCCGCCCTGCGCGCGGTATGAGCGGCATTGTCCGTGCGCATACGCTGGACGAAGTGGCAGAAGACGATCCCGGTCTGCGCGCCCTGGGCATGATTGAAACCTTCGGCATCGTCTTTCTTATGGAAGGCGCGGACGCCATGATCAAGGCCGCCGATGTGGAACTGATCGGCTACGAAAACGTGGCCTCCGGTTACTGCTCCGCCCTTGTGCAGGGCGATGTGGCCGCTGTGCAGGCCGCCGTGGCCGCCGGCATCAAGGCCGTGAACAATATGGGCGCTACCGTTTACAGCTCCGCTGTGATCCCCACGCCCCACCGTCGTCTTGTCAGGCTTGTAAGGCGCTACGCCCTGAGCTGA
- a CDS encoding MerR family transcriptional regulator: MNSQRYTISEMSETSNISKKALRFYDKLGLITPRLRGANNYRYYTHEDVLSVPPLKYYKQMGFRLEEIRAAFDADSNASLRALREMFTTKMEDLRQEEDVLRLRSASIHDWLELLHEAEMVLDNDLRQVSVKYVPPQNLLFHDEVFSLDIKSTIINMGFTNYVESLDNNIAGPVIVHFSSVEDRLKKVEQPIQVLQRPMRPCKPELMQTLGGVLMASCYHIGPYETISDTYRKLQRWCASNSYVHAPDAFERYVTDYWTTNNEALFVTEVLVRVRRPNDTFV; the protein is encoded by the coding sequence ATGAATTCTCAGCGCTACACCATAAGCGAAATGAGCGAGACTTCGAATATTTCAAAAAAGGCCCTGCGTTTTTACGACAAGCTGGGCCTCATCACGCCTCGCCTGCGCGGGGCCAACAACTACCGCTATTACACGCATGAAGATGTGCTCTCAGTGCCGCCTCTCAAATATTACAAGCAGATGGGATTCCGGCTTGAAGAAATCCGCGCGGCCTTTGATGCGGACAGCAACGCCTCGCTGAGGGCTCTGCGCGAGATGTTTACTACCAAGATGGAAGACCTGCGGCAGGAGGAAGACGTGCTGCGTTTGCGCTCGGCCTCCATCCATGACTGGCTTGAGCTGCTGCATGAGGCGGAAATGGTGCTGGATAACGATCTGCGGCAGGTCTCGGTCAAATATGTTCCGCCGCAGAATCTGCTGTTCCATGACGAGGTGTTCTCTCTGGACATCAAGTCCACCATCATCAATATGGGCTTTACCAATTATGTTGAATCACTGGATAACAACATTGCCGGGCCGGTCATTGTCCATTTTTCTTCGGTAGAAGACAGGCTGAAAAAGGTGGAACAGCCCATACAGGTTTTGCAGCGCCCCATGCGCCCCTGCAAGCCGGAGCTGATGCAGACGCTTGGGGGCGTGCTCATGGCAAGCTGCTATCACATAGGCCCTTACGAAACCATCAGCGACACCTACCGCAAGCTGCAACGCTGGTGTGCATCCAACAGCTATGTGCATGCACCGGATGCGTTTGAACGGTATGTCACCGATTACTGGACAACCAACAATGAAGCGCTTTTTGTGACCGAGGTTCTAGTGCGGGTGCGCCGCCCCAACGACACATTCGTTTAA
- a CDS encoding outer membrane homotrimeric porin, giving the protein MSLKRKTILSAAALALTLGLAFGQSAEAVDFKARGIWSMGFGVGDSSLTKDVTTNGAKQKANNSDQFVSRQRVLLFLDAVASENLMGSVQFKLGPQDWGRSGQGSSLGADGTLVRVTQANMQWSVPQTDLKFKMGLQYLALPNAAGGSAVFDTQAAAVVGNYAFNKNVGLTALWMRPFNDNYQGGTYNNVISNDKASYLDNMDLFALSMPLTFDGISITPWVMPGMMGRNTGKFGAFTNYGLNDGSPATTLYPYLNKIGAGHGLNVTGVTNASKEYGTVFWAGLPVKVTALEPWNIEFDTNYGFVEQMGSFNVMRRNNANDVVHGSTQRQGWLAKALVEYKLDWGVPGVFGWYASGDDGNVKNGSERLPSVCAYGNFTSFMGDGNLGWSPNVNFMDKSLSYAGTWGFGAQIRDVSFLDRLTHTFRVAYWGGTNSPSMVKYMDHANAWDSTSNMFDGPYMTTNDGLLEFNVISSYKIYDNLEMNVELGYVANYMDSSTWNKSYQNFGSYSKQDAWKGQVVFQYKF; this is encoded by the coding sequence ATGTCTTTGAAACGGAAAACCATTCTTTCCGCAGCAGCTCTTGCGCTTACATTGGGGTTGGCGTTTGGGCAGTCTGCCGAAGCGGTGGATTTCAAGGCACGGGGTATCTGGTCGATGGGCTTTGGCGTGGGCGATTCCAGCCTGACCAAGGATGTGACGACCAATGGGGCAAAACAGAAGGCCAACAACTCTGACCAGTTTGTTTCGCGTCAGCGCGTTCTGCTCTTCCTTGATGCCGTTGCCTCAGAAAACCTGATGGGCAGCGTGCAGTTCAAGCTTGGCCCGCAGGACTGGGGCAGATCCGGTCAGGGTTCCTCCCTTGGTGCGGACGGCACCCTGGTGCGCGTGACCCAGGCCAACATGCAGTGGTCGGTTCCGCAGACCGATCTCAAGTTCAAGATGGGCTTGCAGTATCTGGCCCTGCCCAACGCCGCTGGCGGCTCTGCGGTGTTTGACACCCAGGCTGCCGCTGTGGTTGGCAACTATGCCTTTAACAAAAACGTGGGCCTCACCGCCCTGTGGATGCGCCCCTTCAACGACAACTATCAGGGCGGCACCTACAACAACGTGATCAGCAACGACAAGGCCAGTTATCTTGATAACATGGACCTGTTTGCCCTGAGCATGCCCCTGACCTTTGACGGCATCAGCATCACCCCCTGGGTCATGCCCGGCATGATGGGCCGCAACACTGGCAAGTTTGGCGCTTTCACCAACTATGGGCTCAATGATGGCTCCCCCGCCACCACCCTCTACCCCTATCTGAACAAGATCGGCGCGGGCCACGGCCTCAACGTGACCGGCGTGACCAATGCCTCCAAGGAATACGGCACCGTGTTCTGGGCTGGCCTGCCTGTTAAGGTTACGGCTCTGGAACCCTGGAACATTGAATTCGACACCAACTACGGCTTTGTCGAACAGATGGGCAGCTTCAACGTGATGCGCCGCAACAACGCCAATGATGTGGTCCACGGCAGCACCCAGCGTCAGGGCTGGCTGGCCAAGGCCCTTGTGGAATACAAGCTCGACTGGGGCGTGCCCGGCGTGTTCGGCTGGTACGCTTCCGGCGACGACGGCAACGTCAAGAACGGTTCCGAGCGCCTGCCTTCCGTGTGTGCTTACGGCAACTTCACGTCCTTCATGGGCGATGGCAACCTCGGCTGGAGCCCCAACGTCAACTTCATGGACAAGTCCCTGTCCTACGCTGGCACCTGGGGCTTTGGCGCGCAGATCCGCGACGTCAGCTTCCTCGACAGGCTCACCCACACCTTCCGCGTGGCATACTGGGGCGGCACCAACAGCCCCTCCATGGTCAAGTACATGGACCATGCCAATGCGTGGGATTCCACCTCCAACATGTTTGACGGCCCTTACATGACCACCAATGATGGCCTGCTGGAGTTCAACGTGATTTCTTCCTACAAGATTTACGACAATCTTGAGATGAACGTTGAACTGGGCTACGTGGCCAACTACATGGACAGCAGCACCTGGAACAAGAGCTACCAGAACTTCGGCTCCTACTCCAAGCAGGACGCCTGGAAGGGTCAGGTGGTCTTCCAGTACAAGTTCTAA
- a CDS encoding alkaline phosphatase family protein yields MAAKAKRAALIGYDCLIPKRLEVMLAQGGLDNFRKFMQEGSYIPEGFNLPTVTPPSWATICTGAWPRTHGVEDYYYYHEGRSLDYKETSQAFGSSILTAETIWDAWDKAGKKCLVVNYPMSWPSKMQHGVMIMGEGLSPAETRWPLHGNEHKEFLCSESVISTDFYPMGSQGTFDDAEGWANLPEGEEPLEMNVRMHFKEAIEPLEDQTWHCLVWQSGDEGYDRMALCPEKDYAKAFFTIQLGQWSEPAQHDFVVKADGRTEKGVFRAKLMQLSDDAEEFKLYISGIAGRCGFIAPAEAAAQIDFTKHITANDIGLVAYLHGIIDTDTVCELVDFHSAWLWNTIESLIKANADWDLFYMHSHPIDWFYHGWLSELDSADEAVRTKAEKMERYIYEVEDRLLGRLMDIMGDETVMCVCSDHGATPLGPILNTAHALKEAGLCSYEPKKSENYWDIYEETEGFNYVLDVSKSLAVPQRYMFVYVNLKGRYPGGIVEQEDYENVRDRIINALLDYKHPDTGDRPVLLAVRKEDAHVFGMGGAQAGDVVYVLKPEYMAEHGYGLPTGESGCGSLKNLLMFRGPNIRKGYRYTRPRWLADIVPTFCYITGNPVPADAEGAPIYQIMENPNLVD; encoded by the coding sequence ATGGCTGCAAAAGCAAAGCGCGCCGCCCTTATAGGTTACGACTGCCTTATTCCTAAAAGGCTTGAAGTAATGCTCGCTCAGGGGGGGCTCGATAACTTCAGAAAGTTCATGCAGGAGGGCAGCTACATTCCCGAAGGTTTCAATCTGCCTACGGTCACTCCGCCGTCCTGGGCCACTATCTGCACGGGCGCATGGCCCCGCACCCACGGCGTGGAAGACTACTATTACTATCATGAAGGCCGCAGCCTTGATTACAAGGAAACCTCGCAGGCTTTCGGTTCCAGCATCCTCACCGCAGAGACCATCTGGGACGCGTGGGACAAGGCTGGCAAGAAGTGCCTCGTGGTCAACTATCCCATGTCCTGGCCGTCCAAGATGCAGCACGGCGTGATGATCATGGGCGAGGGCCTCAGCCCCGCCGAAACGCGCTGGCCCCTGCACGGCAATGAGCACAAGGAATTTTTGTGCTCTGAAAGCGTTATCTCCACAGATTTCTATCCCATGGGTTCCCAGGGCACCTTTGATGATGCCGAAGGCTGGGCCAACCTGCCGGAAGGCGAAGAACCCCTTGAAATGAACGTGCGTATGCACTTCAAGGAAGCCATCGAACCCCTGGAAGACCAGACCTGGCACTGCCTTGTGTGGCAGAGCGGCGATGAAGGCTATGACCGCATGGCCCTTTGCCCTGAAAAGGACTACGCCAAGGCCTTCTTTACCATTCAGCTTGGCCAGTGGAGCGAACCCGCCCAGCACGACTTTGTCGTGAAGGCCGATGGCCGCACCGAAAAGGGCGTGTTCCGCGCCAAGCTCATGCAGCTTTCTGACGATGCGGAAGAATTCAAGCTGTACATCTCCGGCATTGCTGGCCGTTGCGGCTTTATTGCCCCGGCCGAAGCCGCCGCGCAGATTGACTTCACCAAGCACATCACGGCCAACGATATTGGTCTGGTCGCCTATCTGCACGGCATTATTGATACCGACACCGTGTGCGAACTGGTGGACTTTCACAGCGCATGGCTCTGGAATACCATTGAATCCCTCATCAAGGCCAATGCGGACTGGGATCTCTTTTACATGCATTCCCACCCCATTGACTGGTTCTATCACGGCTGGCTCAGCGAACTGGACAGTGCGGACGAGGCTGTTCGCACCAAGGCCGAAAAGATGGAACGCTACATCTATGAAGTGGAAGACCGTCTGCTTGGCCGTCTCATGGACATCATGGGCGACGAAACCGTCATGTGCGTGTGCTCCGACCACGGCGCAACACCCCTTGGCCCCATCCTCAACACGGCCCACGCCCTCAAGGAAGCGGGCCTGTGTTCTTACGAACCCAAGAAGTCCGAGAACTACTGGGATATCTACGAGGAAACCGAAGGCTTCAACTACGTGCTTGATGTGAGCAAGTCGCTTGCCGTGCCGCAGCGCTACATGTTTGTGTACGTGAACCTGAAGGGCCGTTACCCCGGCGGTATTGTTGAGCAGGAAGACTACGAAAACGTGCGCGACCGTATCATCAACGCCCTGCTGGACTACAAGCATCCCGACACGGGCGACCGCCCCGTGCTGCTGGCCGTGCGCAAGGAAGACGCGCATGTGTTTGGCATGGGCGGCGCGCAGGCTGGCGATGTGGTGTACGTGCTCAAACCCGAATACATGGCCGAACACGGTTACGGCCTGCCCACCGGCGAATCCGGCTGCGGCAGCCTCAAGAACCTGCTCATGTTCCGCGGCCCCAACATCCGCAAGGGCTACCGTTATACCCGCCCGCGCTGGCTGGCCGACATTGTGCCCACCTTCTGCTACATCACGGGCAATCCTGTGCCCGCCGATGCCGAAGGCGCGCCCATTTACCAGATCATGGAAAACCCCAATCTGGTTGATTAA
- a CDS encoding sigma-54 interaction domain-containing protein, which translates to MLSSPPVPPINVEKSYRRLLNHLPGMAYRCRVLNIDAPESDYLQYELEFVSRGSYELLGVPAEDMVLDHHNTIELMTHPDDLGPSRKAIRDSIVAHEPYQVMYRLLLPSGRVKWLWDQGEGVYDDSGVLRYLEGLIMDVSEQKFQEMALREENRELRTSVINLYGLGNIVGKSEPMRRVYSQILKAAETDSNVIIYGETGCGKDLAAKSIHEYSGRKGRYVPVNCGAIPEQLLESEFFGHVKGAFSGAHANKEGYIGAANGGTLFLDEIGELPLHLQVKLLRAIENKMYTPVGGNTPKESSFRLIAATNQDLSKMVREKTMRSDFYYRVNVLSITLPPLRERHGDIALLVEAWLEKRGLNLILPPHVRLAVEQYDWPGNVRELHNFLDRYLAFGDEALLSLGDAGRADLLLNTPQGISLEQAVLQLEERMIRQALEKCRWHRGKAAEELGLNLRTLQRKMRRMSGGSEKLQG; encoded by the coding sequence ATGCTTTCATCGCCCCCAGTTCCCCCAATTAATGTGGAAAAAAGCTATCGCCGCCTGCTCAATCACCTGCCCGGCATGGCCTATCGTTGCCGCGTTCTCAATATCGACGCGCCGGAAAGTGATTATCTCCAGTATGAACTGGAGTTTGTAAGCCGCGGAAGCTACGAGCTTCTGGGGGTGCCAGCCGAAGACATGGTGCTTGACCACCACAACACCATTGAACTGATGACCCACCCCGATGACCTCGGCCCCAGCCGCAAAGCCATCCGCGACAGTATTGTCGCCCATGAGCCGTATCAGGTCATGTACCGGCTTTTGCTGCCCTCAGGGCGCGTCAAGTGGCTGTGGGATCAGGGGGAAGGCGTCTACGACGATTCGGGCGTTCTGCGGTATCTCGAAGGCCTGATCATGGACGTGAGCGAGCAGAAATTTCAGGAAATGGCCCTGCGCGAAGAAAATCGCGAGCTGCGCACCTCTGTTATCAATCTTTACGGCCTGGGCAACATTGTGGGCAAAAGCGAGCCCATGCGCCGCGTGTACAGCCAGATTCTCAAGGCGGCAGAAACCGATTCCAACGTCATCATTTATGGCGAAACAGGCTGCGGTAAAGACCTAGCCGCCAAGAGCATTCACGAATACAGCGGGCGCAAGGGCCGTTATGTGCCGGTAAACTGCGGCGCGATCCCCGAGCAACTGCTGGAGAGCGAATTTTTCGGGCATGTGAAGGGTGCGTTCTCCGGCGCGCATGCCAATAAAGAGGGCTACATAGGCGCGGCCAACGGTGGCACGCTGTTTCTGGACGAAATAGGCGAACTGCCGCTGCACCTTCAGGTCAAGCTGCTCAGGGCCATCGAAAACAAAATGTACACCCCCGTGGGCGGCAATACGCCCAAGGAATCCTCCTTCCGCCTTATTGCGGCAACCAACCAGGATCTTTCAAAAATGGTGCGCGAAAAAACCATGCGCTCCGATTTTTATTACCGCGTCAACGTGCTTTCCATCACCCTGCCGCCCCTGCGCGAACGCCACGGCGACATTGCCCTGCTGGTGGAGGCGTGGCTTGAAAAACGCGGCCTGAACCTTATTCTGCCGCCCCATGTGCGACTGGCTGTGGAGCAGTACGACTGGCCCGGCAACGTTCGGGAATTGCACAACTTTCTTGACCGGTACCTCGCCTTTGGCGACGAGGCCCTTCTTTCGCTGGGGGATGCCGGACGGGCCGACCTGCTGCTCAACACGCCCCAGGGCATCAGCCTTGAGCAGGCAGTGCTGCAACTTGAAGAACGCATGATCAGGCAGGCGCTTGAAAAGTGCCGCTGGCACAGGGGTAAAGCTGCGGAAGAGCTGGGGCTGAACCTGCGCACCCTGCAACGCAAAATGCGCAGGATGTCCGGGGGGAGTGAAAAACTACAAGGCTAG
- a CDS encoding OsmC family protein: MSHELSVSLCRRGGKVDLDMESGAFGVLTIDGEKIPPEERSGTAKKLLAASALYCYCAALDKALDTRNAKYDKIEARATLHTGTDDLGRGRVTGIDIDVTVHLDEEYEFIFDRVEKIMRQGCLVTGSLEAAFPVKYNLRLADDED, from the coding sequence ATGTCACATGAACTCAGTGTTTCTCTCTGCCGCCGCGGCGGCAAGGTGGATCTGGATATGGAGAGCGGCGCGTTTGGCGTGCTCACCATAGACGGCGAAAAGATTCCGCCCGAAGAACGTTCCGGCACGGCCAAAAAGCTCCTGGCCGCCTCTGCCCTGTACTGCTATTGCGCCGCTTTGGACAAGGCTCTGGATACGCGCAACGCCAAGTACGACAAAATCGAGGCCAGGGCCACGCTGCATACAGGCACCGATGATCTGGGCCGGGGCAGGGTAACTGGCATTGATATCGATGTTACCGTGCATCTGGATGAAGAGTACGAATTTATTTTTGACCGGGTGGAAAAGATCATGCGTCAAGGCTGCCTGGTCACGGGTTCGCTGGAGGCCGCCTTCCCCGTGAAGTACAACCTCAGGCTCGCCGACGACGAGGATTAG
- the lpdA gene encoding dihydrolipoyl dehydrogenase: MSDQKKSMIVVGGGPGGYTAAFAAAKAGMAVTLVECAELGGTCLNNGCIPTKTIKSSAEALELAQQAVQFGVKIEGGVSIDPQAVYERKERVCATLRSGLEKTCAALGVTLVRGKGRLLGGGAVEVTGNGASSSLSADYVILATGSHPVNLPGLTADHKRILTSDDALKLTHVPASIIIVGGGVIGCELACIYRAFGSTVTVVEGQDRILPLPSVDADISTLLQREMKKRRIACELGQTLTHVRVDENGVSGMLAPSPFVSGSPARPERPISAEMVLVSVGRASMTAGLGLKEAGVATDERGWIRADEYMRTSLPGVYAIGDALGPARVMLAHVAAAEALCAVNDCLTGGKGAPMDYRFVPSAIFTSPEIGCVGMSEQQARDAGYEVKTSIVQVRELGKAQAMGALPGFCKLVADASDGTLLGAHMAGAHATDLIAETTLALRMGASINDIATTIHAHPTLAEAIGDAALRMEEE; this comes from the coding sequence ATGTCCGACCAGAAAAAAAGCATGATCGTTGTGGGCGGCGGCCCTGGCGGTTACACGGCGGCTTTTGCGGCCGCCAAGGCCGGAATGGCCGTAACCCTTGTGGAGTGCGCCGAACTTGGCGGCACCTGCCTCAACAATGGTTGCATTCCCACCAAGACCATCAAGTCGTCTGCGGAAGCCCTGGAGCTTGCCCAGCAGGCCGTGCAGTTCGGCGTCAAGATTGAAGGCGGCGTGAGCATTGACCCGCAGGCTGTCTACGAGCGCAAGGAGCGCGTTTGCGCCACCCTGCGTTCTGGCCTTGAAAAAACCTGCGCCGCCCTTGGCGTAACCCTGGTGCGCGGCAAGGGGCGTTTGCTTGGCGGCGGCGCGGTGGAGGTGACCGGCAACGGCGCAAGCTCCAGCCTGTCAGCGGATTACGTCATACTGGCAACGGGTTCGCATCCTGTGAACCTGCCGGGCCTGACAGCCGACCACAAGCGCATTCTCACCAGCGACGATGCCCTCAAGCTCACCCACGTGCCTGCCTCCATCATCATTGTGGGCGGCGGCGTCATTGGCTGCGAGCTGGCCTGCATTTATCGGGCGTTCGGTTCCACGGTCACAGTGGTTGAAGGGCAGGACAGGATATTGCCCCTGCCTTCGGTGGATGCAGACATCAGCACTCTACTCCAGCGCGAAATGAAAAAGCGCCGTATTGCGTGCGAACTCGGGCAAACGCTCACCCACGTGCGCGTGGATGAAAACGGCGTCAGCGGCATGCTTGCGCCGTCGCCCTTTGTGAGCGGCTCGCCAGCGAGGCCCGAACGCCCCATCAGCGCCGAGATGGTGCTTGTTTCTGTGGGCCGCGCCTCCATGACCGCCGGGCTGGGCCTCAAGGAAGCCGGTGTTGCCACAGACGAACGCGGCTGGATACGCGCTGATGAATACATGCGCACATCCCTGCCCGGCGTGTACGCCATTGGCGATGCCCTTGGCCCCGCGCGCGTCATGCTGGCCCATGTGGCTGCCGCCGAGGCTCTTTGCGCCGTTAACGACTGCCTGACCGGCGGCAAGGGCGCTCCCATGGATTACCGCTTTGTGCCTTCGGCCATCTTCACCTCGCCAGAAATTGGCTGCGTGGGCATGAGCGAGCAGCAGGCGCGCGATGCAGGCTATGAGGTCAAGACCTCGATTGTGCAGGTGCGCGAACTCGGCAAGGCTCAGGCCATGGGCGCACTGCCCGGCTTCTGCAAGCTGGTGGCGGATGCCAGCGACGGCACCCTGCTTGGCGCGCACATGGCTGGCGCGCACGCCACCGACCTTATTGCCGAAACAACTCTGGCTTTGCGCATGGGCGCTTCCATCAACGACATAGCCACCACCATTCACGCCCATCCCACGCTGGCAGAAGCCATTGGCGACGCTGCCCTGCGTATGGAAGAGGAGTAG
- the gcvH gene encoding glycine cleavage system protein GcvH, translating to MKDLDQLALPENLRYTDEHVWLCVEGETATVGISDFAQDQLGEIAFVDLPAVGTTYKNGQEFGTVESLKSVNALFMPVAGSVLEVNETLESTPTLVNAKPYNEGWMLRIRMDDPAEAATLADSAAYLNLLRKG from the coding sequence ATGAAAGATCTTGACCAATTGGCTTTGCCCGAAAATCTGCGCTATACCGACGAACATGTGTGGCTGTGCGTGGAAGGCGAAACCGCCACCGTAGGCATCAGCGACTTTGCTCAGGACCAGCTTGGCGAAATCGCCTTTGTTGACCTGCCTGCCGTGGGTACAACCTACAAAAACGGTCAGGAATTCGGCACCGTTGAATCGCTGAAGTCCGTCAACGCCCTGTTCATGCCTGTTGCCGGGTCTGTGCTTGAAGTGAATGAAACTCTGGAAAGCACGCCCACCCTCGTCAATGCCAAACCTTACAACGAAGGCTGGATGCTGCGCATCCGCATGGACGACCCCGCCGAGGCCGCAACGCTGGCCGACAGCGCCGCCTATCTCAACCTTTTGCGCAAGGGCTAG
- a CDS encoding DMT family transporter gives MKGPSGNGPKSDRGACSTSARDAAYVRKGLFLAALTGVIFSLDGPILKQGLVKEPFSIPEFWLLAPLFAAGCHDISAACLSLVLNVAQSKGREVFRTFCSKPGRYCVMGAFMGAPLGMGGYLMGISLAGPAYALPISTLYPAIAAVLARFFLKERISARAMCGLVLCVAGAFTVGWSAPQGGVGGQAFYLGLGFAFLAAFGWASEGVCVTAGMDFIEPVVALNVYQIVSSLLYMLVIVPAAFVLLGRTQPGLDAADLLAQALASPGLPFCIAAGLVGCVSYRCWYTAMNMTGVCRAMALNVTYALWGILFSALFTNVTVTRNLVAGAVVIVAGIVLVVMQGKGGTALRQTQEGL, from the coding sequence GTGAAAGGCCCTTCCGGCAACGGCCCGAAAAGCGACAGGGGCGCGTGCAGCACCTCTGCGCGGGATGCGGCATATGTACGCAAAGGGCTTTTTCTCGCTGCGCTGACCGGGGTAATTTTCAGTCTTGATGGCCCTATTCTGAAGCAGGGGCTGGTAAAAGAGCCGTTCAGCATACCTGAATTCTGGCTGTTGGCCCCCCTGTTCGCCGCGGGCTGTCACGACATCAGCGCGGCCTGTCTTTCTCTTGTTCTTAATGTGGCCCAGAGCAAGGGGCGGGAGGTGTTCCGCACCTTTTGCAGCAAGCCCGGCAGATACTGCGTCATGGGCGCTTTTATGGGTGCTCCCCTCGGTATGGGCGGCTATCTGATGGGCATCTCGCTGGCAGGGCCAGCCTATGCCTTGCCCATTTCCACCCTGTATCCGGCCATCGCGGCGGTGCTGGCGCGCTTTTTTCTGAAAGAGCGCATTTCCGCAAGGGCCATGTGCGGCCTTGTTCTTTGCGTGGCGGGCGCGTTTACCGTGGGCTGGTCTGCGCCGCAGGGCGGCGTGGGCGGTCAGGCCTTTTATCTGGGGTTGGGGTTCGCCTTTCTGGCCGCCTTTGGCTGGGCATCCGAAGGCGTGTGTGTAACGGCGGGCATGGATTTTATCGAGCCTGTTGTGGCCCTGAATGTCTATCAGATCGTTTCCAGCCTGCTGTATATGCTGGTGATCGTGCCTGCGGCCTTTGTGCTGCTGGGGCGCACTCAGCCGGGGCTGGACGCGGCTGACCTGCTGGCGCAGGCCCTTGCCAGCCCCGGTTTGCCCTTTTGCATAGCCGCGGGCCTGGTGGGCTGCGTTTCATACCGCTGCTGGTACACGGCCATGAACATGACCGGCGTGTGCCGGGCCATGGCCCTGAACGTGACCTATGCCCTCTGGGGCATATTGTTCAGTGCACTTTTTACCAACGTTACCGTTACCCGTAATCTTGTGGCGGGCGCGGTGGTGATAGTGGCGGGCATAGTGCTGGTTGTCATGCAGGGCAAGGGCGGAACAGCCTTGCGTCAAACGCAGGAGGGGCTGTGA
- a CDS encoding ABC transporter ATP-binding protein, protein MYGDLTVLDKVNFTIKRGELVCIVGPTGCGKTTFLNCMSKLTETTSGNIYIDGEVANPRKHNLAFVFQEPTALPWLTVEENVAYGMRIKKVPPKQLRERLDMILEMVGLEDTAKLYPNQVSASMMQRIAVARAFAVNPDLLLMDEPYGQLDVKLRFYLEDELVKLWQTLKSTVLFVTHNIEEAVYVADRILVLSPKPTKVRAEVVVDLPRPRDFRDPRFVELRRQVTDLIRWW, encoded by the coding sequence ATGTATGGGGATCTTACCGTTCTGGATAAGGTCAACTTTACCATCAAGCGCGGAGAGCTGGTTTGCATAGTCGGGCCTACGGGATGCGGCAAGACAACCTTTCTCAACTGCATGTCCAAACTTACGGAAACCACCTCCGGCAACATCTACATTGATGGTGAAGTGGCAAATCCGCGCAAGCATAACCTGGCCTTTGTGTTTCAGGAACCAACGGCTCTGCCGTGGCTTACCGTGGAAGAAAACGTGGCCTATGGCATGCGCATAAAAAAGGTTCCGCCCAAGCAGCTCAGGGAACGCCTTGATATGATCCTGGAGATGGTGGGTCTGGAAGATACTGCCAAGCTGTATCCCAACCAGGTTTCGGCCAGCATGATGCAGCGTATCGCCGTGGCGCGCGCCTTTGCCGTGAACCCCGATCTGCTGCTTATGGATGAACCCTACGGCCAGCTTGACGTGAAGCTGCGCTTCTATCTTGAAGACGAGCTTGTGAAGCTGTGGCAGACCCTCAAGAGCACCGTGCTTTTTGTTACGCACAACATTGAAGAAGCCGTGTATGTGGCTGACCGCATCCTGGTGCTGAGCCCCAAGCCCACCAAGGTGAGGGCGGAAGTGGTTGTTGACCTGCCGCGCCCGAGGGATTTCAGGGATCCGCGTTTTGTCGAACTTCGCCGCCAGGTCACAGACCTCATCCGCTGGTGGTAG